The Deefgea tanakiae DNA segment CACACGTTGTTTTTCACCGCCCGACAATTTTAAACCACGCTCACCGACGGTGGTTTCAAATCCATCCGGCAAGCTGAGAATAAAATCGTAGATGTGCGCCGACTTGGCCGCCTCAATGACTTCCTCTTTACTCGCAGTTGGACGACCATAGGCGATATTGTAAAAAATAGTGTCGTTAAAAAGCACAGTATCTTGCGGCACAATACCAATATGAGCGCGCAAACTGGCTTGAGTGAGGTCTCGCAAATCCAAATCGTTAATTGAAATTTGACCGCTATCGACATCGTAAAAACGATAGAGCAAGCGCGACAATGTCGATTTACCTGCGCCACTCGCACCAACTACCGCCACCGTTTTACCAGCCGGGATCGTAAAACTCACATCCTGCAAAATTTGCCGATTGTCTTCGTAGCCAAAATTGATATGGCTAAACTCAACCGCAGCCTGCTGCGTTTGCAAAATTTTTGCGGTCGGTTTGTCTGAGATTTCTGCACCTTTGCCAAGCAAACCAAACATTTTTTCCATATCGGCGAGTGAATTTTTAATTTCACGGTACACAAAACCCAAGAAATTAAGCGGGCCATACAATTGCAACAAGAATGCATTGACCAAGACCAAATCACCCAAGGTCATCGTGCCTTGCACTACGCCATCGGCCGCCATACCAACGAGCAGCGTAATCCCCACCGCAATAATACTGGCTTGCACCGCATTCAAAAATGATAGTGAGACTTGGTTATTCACCGCCGCAGCTTCCCACTTTTGCATACTATTGTTGTAGCGCTCGGCCTCCCAGCGCTCGTTGCCAAAGTATTTGACCGTTTCATAATTGATCAAGCTATCAATCGCTCGGGTATTCGCTTTGGAATCCATTTCATTCATGTCGCGACGAAAACGCATGCGCCATTCGGTAATACCCAGCGTAAATGCGATATACACCGCCACCGTGCCGAAAGTAACCGCCGCAAACGTCCAATGGTATTTTTTGAGCAGAATAATCGCGACCAGACTGATCTCGACCAAGGTTGGCAAAATATTAAACAACATAAAGTTGAGTAAAAACGAAATGCCTTTAGTGCCGCGATCAATATCCCGACTCATGCCGCCGGTTTGCCGTTCCAAATGAAAACGCAGCGAGAGTCGATGCAAGTGCTCAAAGACTTGCAACGCGACTTTGCGAATCGCGCCTTGCGTGACTTTGGCAAACACCGCATCGCGCAGCTCGCCTAAAATAGCCGTACTTAAGCGCAACGCGCCATAAGCCAGAATCAGCGACAGAGGAAACAACAGCGCGGCATTTTTTGAATCCAAACTATCCACAATGTCTTTAAGCACCAAAGGCACTGCGACACTGGCAAACTTAGCAACAAAAAGCAGCGTAAGCGCTAGTGCCACGCGGAATTTGTACTGCCATAAATACGGCAATAAGGTTGAAATCGTTTTCCAGTCGTTACGTGACTCAGTGCTGGGGTTGGTATTACTTGAAGGAGGCATTAATGCAGTGTCCGTGGCATAGAAAGTACAAATTGTTCAATCGGAGCTTCAAACTCAGTGCCGTCAGCGGCAATCATTTGATAACTGCCGCGCATGGTGCCCACAGGCGAATTGAGCGTAACACCACTGGTGTACTCAAAGCTTTGACCTGGCGCCAACTCAGGATGCTCGCCAATTACACCTTCACCACGCACCTCCTGCGTTTTGCCTTCTGCATCTTCAATAATCCAATGCCGCGACAACAATTTAGCCGCTACTGAGCCTTCATTGGTAATGGTGATTTGGTAGGCAAAGGTATATTGCTCACTGCTTTCATCAGATTGTTCGGCCAGATAAAATGGCCGCGCTTGCACGCTCACCTTATAAGAATGTTCCATATATTCCTCACTGCGACGATTTGCTTCGATGCAGCAGTTTACCAGCCTGCGTGCAGCATATTGAGCAAAGTCATCTTGTTTTCGCGATAAACTGGCAAACTAGGCTAATTTTGTAATCCTAAGTAGTTAAGCAAGAGCTTTCTAGCATCGTTGTCTCGCCTCGCCATACAATTCTTGCACGGATACTTACATATATCGATTGATCAACAAGGAGCCCGTTATGACCTTTCGCATCGCCCCTAGCATTTTGTCTGCCGACTTTGCCCGCCTGGGTGAAGAAGTTAAAAACGTCATCGCGGCAGGCGCCGACATTATTCACTTTGACGTGATGGACAACCATTACGTACCTAATTTAACGATTGGCCCTTTGGTGTGCGATGCAATTCGCCCATGGACTGATGCGCCGATTGATGTGCATTTGATGGTAAAACCTGTTGATCGCATCATTCCTGACTTTGCCAAGGCTGGCGCCAACATCATTACTTTTCACCCTGAAGCCTCTGAGCACATCGATCGCTCACTGGGTTTAATTAAAGAGTGTGGCTGTAAAGCAGGCTTGGTATTTAATCCAGCAACGCCACTGCATTATCTCGATTACGTGATGGATAAAATCGATATGATTTTGCTGATGTCGGTGAATCCGGGTTACGGCGGCCAATCTTTTATTCCTGCGACACTCGCCAAAGCGCGTCAAGCCCGCGCACTGATTGATGCCTACACCGCCAAAACAGGTCGTGAAATCTGGTTGGAAATCGATGGCGGCGTCAAAGTCGACAATATTGCCGAAATTGCTGCGGCAGGCGTCGATACTTTTGTTGCGGGATCAGCGATTTATAGCCAGCCCGACTACAAAGCGGTGATTGATCAGATGCGTGTTGAACTCGAGTCGGTCAAGAAGGTGAAATAATGCAGTTACTGCACAACCCACGTTGCAGCAAAAGCCGCGAGGCTTTAGCTGCACTCGAGGAGCGCGGTCACGCTCCCACGATTCGCCGCTATCTCGAAGACCCGCTTTCCGAAGCTGAGGTAATTGAGTTACTCAGCCAGCTCAATATCTCGCCACTGGACTTGGTTCGACAAAAAGAAGAGCTTTGGCGTGAGCTTAGCGCAGGAAAAATCCTGACCGATGCCGATATCATCGACTTATTGGTTCGGCACCCCAAGCTGATTGAACGACCCATTTTGATTCACCAAAACAAAGCCGCCATCGGTCGCCCCTTAGCGCGTATCCTTAGCATCTTGTAATTGAAAATAGAGAA contains these protein-coding regions:
- the apaG gene encoding Co2+/Mg2+ efflux protein ApaG translates to MEHSYKVSVQARPFYLAEQSDESSEQYTFAYQITITNEGSVAAKLLSRHWIIEDAEGKTQEVRGEGVIGEHPELAPGQSFEYTSGVTLNSPVGTMRGSYQMIAADGTEFEAPIEQFVLSMPRTLH
- the arsC gene encoding arsenate reductase (glutaredoxin) (This arsenate reductase requires both glutathione and glutaredoxin to convert arsenate to arsenite, after which the efflux transporter formed by ArsA and ArsB can extrude the arsenite from the cell, providing resistance.) is translated as MQLLHNPRCSKSREALAALEERGHAPTIRRYLEDPLSEAEVIELLSQLNISPLDLVRQKEELWRELSAGKILTDADIIDLLVRHPKLIERPILIHQNKAAIGRPLARILSIL
- the rpe gene encoding ribulose-phosphate 3-epimerase — translated: MTFRIAPSILSADFARLGEEVKNVIAAGADIIHFDVMDNHYVPNLTIGPLVCDAIRPWTDAPIDVHLMVKPVDRIIPDFAKAGANIITFHPEASEHIDRSLGLIKECGCKAGLVFNPATPLHYLDYVMDKIDMILLMSVNPGYGGQSFIPATLAKARQARALIDAYTAKTGREIWLEIDGGVKVDNIAEIAAAGVDTFVAGSAIYSQPDYKAVIDQMRVELESVKKVK
- a CDS encoding ABCB family ABC transporter ATP-binding protein/permease — protein: MPPSSNTNPSTESRNDWKTISTLLPYLWQYKFRVALALTLLFVAKFASVAVPLVLKDIVDSLDSKNAALLFPLSLILAYGALRLSTAILGELRDAVFAKVTQGAIRKVALQVFEHLHRLSLRFHLERQTGGMSRDIDRGTKGISFLLNFMLFNILPTLVEISLVAIILLKKYHWTFAAVTFGTVAVYIAFTLGITEWRMRFRRDMNEMDSKANTRAIDSLINYETVKYFGNERWEAERYNNSMQKWEAAAVNNQVSLSFLNAVQASIIAVGITLLVGMAADGVVQGTMTLGDLVLVNAFLLQLYGPLNFLGFVYREIKNSLADMEKMFGLLGKGAEISDKPTAKILQTQQAAVEFSHINFGYEDNRQILQDVSFTIPAGKTVAVVGASGAGKSTLSRLLYRFYDVDSGQISINDLDLRDLTQASLRAHIGIVPQDTVLFNDTIFYNIAYGRPTASKEEVIEAAKSAHIYDFILSLPDGFETTVGERGLKLSGGEKQRVAIARTILKNPPILIFDEATSALDSHTEKAIQAELKAISANRTTLIVAHRLSTISEADQILVMREGQIVERGHHRELLEQNGVYAQMWALQLNSED